One Merismopedia glauca CCAP 1448/3 DNA window includes the following coding sequences:
- the dnaB gene encoding replicative DNA helicase, producing the protein MNDTTLQNIAAEESILGGILLDPSAISRVIDVLIPEAFYIEAHAIIYRTATELYRQDKPTDLMSLESRLSDRKLLKKVGGKAKLAGLLERTVSAVNIDHLASLVVEKYQRRQLIAAGGDLVELGQDTATDIASIFDQAQAKIFNLTVSQQSQFQPTSIGDCLIEVFDKISEGSSPAYPTGLADLDALIGGLVKQDLIVIAARASMGKTWLACYLANYIATTQNKPVVFFSAEMSKEQLTKRLLAMHSSIDSHRLIHNQVYNDEYEALVKALGVLTALPIIIDDTPASLLSPAKVRSVLRQVRHERGELGLVVLDYIQKLGDRAAGNRAQAVGKFSGAFKDIAKEFDIPFIALAQINRGVESQSNKRPGMADIKDSGDIEQDMDLGLLLYRDEYYNADSQDRGVMEVIVGKNRNGSVGTCKVSFDPRVGKFINL; encoded by the coding sequence ATGAATGACACTACCCTTCAGAATATCGCAGCAGAAGAGAGCATCTTAGGGGGCATCCTCCTCGACCCTTCAGCCATCAGCCGAGTCATCGACGTACTAATTCCTGAAGCCTTCTATATCGAAGCTCACGCCATCATTTACCGCACCGCCACAGAACTGTATCGCCAAGACAAGCCTACAGACTTGATGAGCTTGGAGTCTCGGCTCTCAGACCGGAAACTGCTCAAGAAGGTTGGCGGTAAAGCTAAGTTAGCTGGGTTGTTAGAAAGAACCGTTTCCGCCGTCAATATCGACCATCTAGCCTCCTTGGTAGTGGAGAAATACCAGCGTCGGCAACTGATAGCCGCAGGGGGAGACTTAGTAGAGTTGGGGCAAGATACCGCCACTGATATCGCCTCTATCTTCGACCAAGCCCAAGCCAAAATCTTCAACCTAACTGTCAGCCAGCAGAGCCAGTTTCAACCCACCAGCATTGGCGATTGCTTGATTGAGGTATTTGACAAGATCTCTGAGGGGAGTTCCCCAGCCTATCCAACTGGTTTAGCAGATTTAGATGCCCTCATCGGCGGCTTAGTCAAGCAGGATTTGATTGTCATCGCGGCTCGTGCCAGTATGGGCAAGACTTGGTTGGCTTGTTATCTAGCCAATTACATCGCTACAACTCAAAATAAACCAGTCGTCTTCTTCAGCGCTGAGATGTCAAAAGAACAGCTAACCAAGAGGCTGTTGGCAATGCACTCCAGTATCGATTCTCACCGCCTGATTCACAACCAAGTCTACAACGACGAATACGAAGCTCTGGTTAAAGCTCTGGGAGTGCTAACCGCACTGCCCATTATTATTGACGACACTCCCGCATCCCTTCTTTCTCCCGCTAAAGTCAGATCGGTACTGCGCCAAGTTCGCCACGAGAGGGGAGAATTGGGGTTAGTGGTGCTAGATTACATTCAGAAGTTAGGAGATAGAGCGGCGGGCAATAGAGCGCAGGCTGTAGGTAAGTTCTCTGGAGCCTTTAAAGACATCGCTAAGGAGTTCGACATTCCCTTTATTGCCTTGGCACAGATCAATCGGGGAGTAGAGAGTCAGAGTAACAAGCGTCCAGGGATGGCTGATATCAAAGATTCTGGGGATATCGAGCAAGATATGGATTTGGGTTTGCTGTTGTATCGGGATGAGTATTACAACGCCGACAGCCAGGATAGGGGAGTAATGGAGGTGATTGTGGGTAAGAATCGCAATGGCTCTGTGGGGACTTGTAAGGTTAGTTTTGACCCCAGGGTGGGTAAGTTTATAAATCTGTAG